A genomic region of Cyanobacteriota bacterium contains the following coding sequences:
- a CDS encoding metal-binding protein, producing MPAGSVHDRITLWSLPLVTGYSFWQTRNSTLTLLVASGFLFGGLMFGPDLDVRSCQYRRWGWLRWIWIPYQQFRHRSLFTHGPVIGTALRLLYLTGWLALLAFMGTAIWSIVQQVQGQVEQWQVVVPQYMGYLGQRVWRSWKQHPTSWLALVIGLELGAMSHSFSDWLNSARKRIQKTGWGTAATITCRQQQHKLQDLQSKSKD from the coding sequence ATGCCCGCAGGTTCCGTTCACGATCGCATCACTCTTTGGAGTCTACCTCTAGTTACGGGTTACAGCTTTTGGCAAACTCGCAACAGCACACTAACCCTGCTAGTGGCATCTGGCTTTTTGTTCGGGGGGCTAATGTTTGGCCCTGATTTAGATGTGCGATCGTGTCAATATCGTCGCTGGGGTTGGCTCCGGTGGATTTGGATCCCTTATCAACAGTTTCGCCATCGATCGCTCTTCACCCATGGCCCTGTGATTGGCACCGCCCTGCGACTGCTGTATCTCACTGGCTGGCTTGCTCTCCTGGCATTTATGGGCACGGCCATCTGGTCAATCGTACAACAGGTGCAAGGGCAGGTGGAGCAGTGGCAAGTGGTTGTCCCTCAGTATATGGGTTATCTGGGTCAACGGGTATGGCGATCGTGGAAACAACATCCTACTAGCTGGCTAGCTTTGGTCATTGGCCTAGAACTGGGAGCTATGAGCCACTCCTTCAGTGACTGGCTAAACTCTGCTCGCAAACGGATTCAGAAAACAGGTTGGGGAACAGCAGCAACCATAACTTGCCGTCAGCAGCAACATAAGCTTCAGGATCTACAGAGCAAATCTAAAGACTAG